A genomic region of Desulfosarcina ovata subsp. ovata contains the following coding sequences:
- a CDS encoding lipopolysaccharide kinase InaA family protein, whose translation MLFLLPMDHINKRAIIIHGKKITTPFNLELNGSDALLECLELLRLVPGKRAVLLSRWHGKLVVAKLFLAFFKAGIYAKKEIAGKKMLDSANIATAEIVYSGSTIEGRIKVVIFEYIHPSKMLSDVLLSDQDSNRYHEYLKKLVKLIARFHEAGIIHSDLHLDNFLVKEKILYAIDGSSMKKGNMGFPLGTKKSLRNLAVIFAQLNIQDMALLKELVDIYFSVRFLKSKERSEIFLKKSIDKRRRIVSKGYLKKNYRESTETVCRKSFSSFVLCKRDHYTKSMESFLGNPDIAFDSPEMIMLKNGNSTTVVRLTVDGMDLVIKRYNAKNIFRGFRHAFKKSYADRSWGAAHYLINNGIKTARPIAMKEMRIGPFRGKSYLVCEYIDGINALDYFIDPAFKDKKIMAQKVVGIFNQLELLRVRHGDMKATNILIYYNNPYLIDLDSMVIYKNNVLSNRAHRKDVDRFMRNWSEHPKIKKMFSPLS comes from the coding sequence TTGCTTTTCTTACTTCCAATGGATCATATCAATAAACGCGCGATTATTATCCACGGAAAAAAAATCACCACGCCATTTAATTTGGAGTTAAATGGCAGCGATGCGTTGTTAGAGTGCTTAGAGCTTCTTCGACTCGTTCCCGGAAAGCGTGCTGTCTTGCTTTCCCGGTGGCATGGAAAACTCGTGGTAGCCAAGCTGTTCCTCGCATTTTTCAAAGCCGGGATATATGCAAAAAAGGAAATCGCAGGCAAAAAAATGTTGGACTCGGCCAACATAGCGACTGCCGAAATTGTTTATAGCGGATCGACCATTGAAGGTAGGATAAAAGTTGTCATCTTTGAATATATCCATCCTTCAAAAATGCTTTCTGATGTTTTGCTTTCAGACCAAGATTCGAATCGATACCATGAATATTTAAAGAAACTTGTTAAGTTGATTGCCAGATTTCATGAAGCCGGGATTATTCACAGCGATCTCCATCTTGATAATTTTCTTGTTAAGGAGAAAATCCTGTATGCCATCGACGGTTCTTCGATGAAGAAAGGAAACATGGGATTTCCGCTCGGTACAAAGAAGAGCCTGAGAAATTTGGCGGTTATTTTTGCTCAACTAAATATTCAGGACATGGCTTTGCTAAAGGAACTTGTCGATATTTATTTCTCCGTTCGATTTTTGAAAAGTAAAGAAAGATCGGAAATATTCTTGAAAAAGAGTATTGATAAAAGGCGGAGAATTGTATCTAAGGGTTATTTAAAAAAAAATTATAGGGAATCCACAGAAACAGTTTGTAGAAAATCATTCTCGTCATTTGTGCTTTGCAAAAGGGATCATTATACCAAGTCCATGGAATCATTTTTAGGCAACCCGGACATTGCTTTCGATTCACCTGAAATGATCATGCTTAAGAACGGTAATTCAACAACCGTCGTTCGTTTGACTGTTGATGGTATGGACCTTGTTATAAAACGATACAATGCAAAAAATATTTTTCGCGGTTTCAGACATGCATTTAAAAAAAGTTATGCGGATCGTTCATGGGGTGCGGCTCATTACCTAATAAATAATGGTATCAAAACCGCCCGACCGATCGCAATGAAGGAGATGAGAATTGGGCCTTTTAGAGGAAAATCGTATCTGGTTTGTGAGTACATCGATGGAATAAATGCCTTGGATTATTTTATTGATCCCGCTTTCAAAGATAAGAAAATTATGGCCCAAAAGGTTGTCGGAATATTCAATCAGCTGGAATTATTGAGGGTGAGGCATGGGGATATGAAAGCTACGAATATTTTGATTTATTATAACAATCCATATTTAATAGATCTCGACAGCATGGTTATCTATAAAAACAATGTTCTCTCTAACAGAGCACACCGCAAGGATGTAGACCGATTCATGAGAAACTGGTCGGAGCATCCGAAAATAAAAAAAATGTTTTCTCCTTTGTCATAA
- a CDS encoding lysophospholipid acyltransferase family protein → MSLLKKILSRIPTRHVIWVGRCLGMLAYFLDGRHRSIVNTNLKFTNPLWSRGTIRQLAGQVFQNLGATFFSILQISCFTRRQILDAVKVRGEDNVLKAFENSGGAIVISAHLGNWEMGLLFCSCYMKQPMVLVVRPIEFRVIDRWLNRFRTRFGNVTINKKNALPHLKQALRQGSVVGLMIDQEPKHKDGVDVDFMGRTVSTTPAVALMARRYGVPVFPTYCIREKNGDLTFVMEPPLNLQKTADIKSDLQANTQTMTHAIEKAVRAYPDQWFWCHKRWKKYYPHLYKDLLVRQKRRAKKRAMRMAKP, encoded by the coding sequence ATGAGCCTTTTAAAAAAAATACTTTCAAGGATTCCCACCAGACATGTGATCTGGGTAGGACGATGCTTGGGAATGCTCGCTTACTTTTTAGATGGGCGGCATCGCAGCATCGTTAACACCAATCTGAAATTTACCAACCCCCTGTGGTCCCGGGGGACGATTCGCCAGCTTGCGGGACAGGTATTCCAGAATTTGGGGGCCACCTTTTTCAGCATATTGCAGATCAGCTGTTTCACCCGACGGCAGATCCTGGATGCTGTCAAGGTTCGTGGTGAAGATAACGTACTAAAGGCCTTTGAAAATTCCGGCGGAGCGATTGTGATCTCAGCCCACCTGGGAAACTGGGAAATGGGGCTCCTGTTTTGCTCCTGCTACATGAAGCAGCCGATGGTCCTGGTGGTCCGGCCCATTGAATTTCGTGTGATCGACCGTTGGCTTAATCGATTCCGGACGCGTTTTGGCAATGTGACGATCAATAAGAAAAACGCCCTGCCTCATCTTAAGCAAGCCTTGCGTCAAGGCTCGGTCGTGGGATTGATGATTGACCAGGAACCCAAGCACAAGGATGGGGTGGATGTCGATTTCATGGGGCGCACGGTCTCAACCACGCCTGCAGTGGCATTGATGGCACGCCGTTATGGCGTACCGGTTTTTCCGACCTACTGCATCAGAGAAAAGAACGGTGACTTGACTTTCGTGATGGAACCGCCTTTGAATCTTCAAAAAACGGCTGATATCAAATCCGACTTGCAAGCTAACACCCAGACGATGACCCATGCCATCGAAAAAGCTGTCCGGGCATATCCCGATCAATGGTTTTGGTGTCACAAACGGTGGAAAAAGTATTATCCCCATTTATACAAGGATCTTTTGGTCCGACAAAAACGCCGTGCAAAAAAACGAGCGATGCGGATGGCCAAACCATAA
- a CDS encoding lipopolysaccharide kinase InaA family protein: MFKALTDDAYAICAARPLSDKQVALLGRLFRQPIQPSSSALEGRCSVRFTHLDQIGNIAVKYYTRGGIIRYFLKKRYIRWGPTRSQREFDLFQKVRSLGISAPEPIAYAHQGRLFYQAWLVTRAVEGHKTLAQLCLTDEIGAGRLMTTVCVQINKLIVHGILHVDLHPGNILVNPEGRVYFIDFDKARLYKSSRGLKEKYLRRWQRAVVKHDLPASLYHRLAEEFEKIIEPTEPRKPDHVP, encoded by the coding sequence ATGTTCAAAGCCCTTACCGACGACGCCTATGCAATCTGCGCAGCGCGCCCGCTTTCCGACAAGCAGGTGGCACTTTTGGGTCGCCTCTTCCGTCAACCGATCCAGCCGTCATCGTCCGCACTTGAAGGAAGGTGCTCTGTCCGCTTTACACACCTGGATCAGATTGGAAACATAGCCGTCAAGTACTATACCCGCGGCGGAATCATTCGATATTTTCTCAAAAAGAGATACATCCGATGGGGTCCCACCCGTTCCCAAAGGGAATTTGATCTATTTCAAAAAGTTAGAAGTTTGGGAATCAGTGCACCAGAGCCCATTGCCTATGCGCACCAGGGTCGTCTCTTTTACCAGGCTTGGCTGGTCACGCGGGCCGTCGAGGGTCACAAAACGCTAGCCCAGCTCTGTCTCACAGATGAAATCGGCGCCGGAAGGTTGATGACCACAGTCTGCGTCCAGATAAACAAACTCATCGTTCACGGCATCCTGCATGTGGATTTGCATCCGGGAAACATTTTGGTGAATCCGGAGGGCCGGGTTTATTTCATCGATTTCGACAAAGCCCGACTGTATAAAAGCAGCCGTGGGTTAAAGGAAAAGTATCTGCGTCGCTGGCAGCGTGCGGTCGTTAAGCACGACCTGCCTGCGTCTCTTTATCACAGACTGGCAGAAGAATTTGAAAAAATTATCGAACCAACGGAACCAAGGAAACCCGATCATGTACCGTAA